Proteins co-encoded in one Deltaproteobacteria bacterium genomic window:
- a CDS encoding (Fe-S)-binding protein → MPEPLKVNKKNRKLAVDAKMADVCFTCGTCAGGCPVTGVDGYDPRKAIRMAALGLDDELIASRWPWICTLCGRCENQCPMGVNLMKTFRKARGLRDRDKVPGPIHKGTMMNLQRGNNLGIPRDDFLGLLGDLGQELANDDCPGFYVPVDKKGANIITTINSKEPFGEPDDMKFWWKIFYATKEDWTVSSVNWEGVNWGLFSGDDPSWKEQVGRVLENARRLECKTLLLPEUGHAYYATRLGLQNWFPEAFKEFKVINVFELMIEYIQAGRVTIDKSKHPQLTTAHDPCNYTRKSQMTFGKTYGPEIRWITQQLVDNYVDMYPTDMNNYCCGAGGGAWAMPYDKERIYYGRIKAKQIQETGAELVVAPCHNCRDQIMKGLTKEFQLGIETMYLWELFAESIVIEPWSDEEIEKATVLRDAQFERDGVVLEEMEEEE, encoded by the coding sequence ATGCCCGAACCGTTAAAAGTTAACAAAAAGAATCGGAAATTGGCCGTGGATGCCAAGATGGCCGACGTCTGTTTTACCTGCGGCACCTGTGCCGGCGGTTGCCCGGTGACCGGGGTAGACGGCTACGACCCTCGGAAAGCCATCCGGATGGCCGCCTTGGGTCTGGATGACGAATTAATCGCTTCCCGTTGGCCCTGGATCTGTACCCTTTGCGGTCGCTGTGAAAACCAGTGTCCCATGGGGGTTAACCTGATGAAGACCTTTCGCAAGGCCCGGGGGTTGAGAGACCGCGATAAAGTACCCGGACCTATTCATAAAGGGACGATGATGAACCTCCAGCGGGGGAATAACCTGGGGATCCCCAGGGATGATTTCCTGGGCCTGTTGGGTGACTTGGGACAGGAACTGGCCAATGACGACTGCCCCGGGTTTTATGTGCCGGTCGACAAAAAAGGGGCCAATATCATCACCACCATTAATTCCAAGGAACCCTTCGGGGAACCGGATGACATGAAATTCTGGTGGAAGATCTTTTATGCCACCAAGGAGGACTGGACGGTTTCTTCCGTCAACTGGGAAGGGGTCAATTGGGGCCTTTTTTCAGGAGACGACCCCTCCTGGAAAGAACAGGTGGGCCGAGTACTGGAGAATGCCAGGAGGCTGGAATGTAAAACCCTCCTCTTACCGGAGTGAGGCCACGCCTATTATGCGACCAGGCTTGGTCTGCAAAATTGGTTTCCGGAAGCTTTTAAGGAATTTAAGGTGATTAATGTTTTTGAACTGATGATTGAATACATCCAGGCTGGGCGGGTAACCATCGACAAATCGAAACACCCGCAACTGACTACGGCCCATGATCCTTGTAATTACACCCGGAAAAGTCAGATGACCTTCGGCAAGACTTATGGTCCGGAAATCCGCTGGATTACGCAACAGTTGGTAGACAATTATGTCGATATGTACCCGACGGACATGAACAACTATTGCTGCGGGGCCGGCGGCGGGGCCTGGGCCATGCCCTATGATAAGGAACGGATCTACTACGGCCGAATAAAGGCCAAACAGATCCAGGAAACCGGGGCCGAATTGGTAGTGGCCCCTTGCCATAACTGCCGGGATCAGATCATGAAGGGTCTGACCAAGGAATTCCAGTTGGGGATCGAAACCATGTACCTCTGGGAACTCTTTGCGGAGTCGATCGTCATCGAGCCCTGGAGCGACGAGGAGATTGAAAAGGCCACGGTCTTACGGGATGCCCAGTTTGAGCGGGACGGAGTGGTCCTTGAGGAGATGGAGGAAGAGGAATAA